The following proteins are encoded in a genomic region of Heptranchias perlo isolate sHepPer1 chromosome 6, sHepPer1.hap1, whole genome shotgun sequence:
- the LOC137322641 gene encoding E3 ubiquitin-protein ligase TRIM62-like, with amino-acid sequence MAGYIRPVDSYKDEVTCSVCLQIFTYPVTLNCNHSFCLRCIQDHLKHKSPDDNYICPECHVEFVEKPRLLKNAKLAEKVEQLSKCQERKTVCDYCFEEAVPAAMSCIQCETFFCVTHLRPHSEKALLKDHVLVDPTEAMSLRKCEEHKETLKLYCKQDHASICSLCSIIGKHKKHLILTIEEAKSEIQLSFMEKLKELNMKRTKTEEAVKQLRELNSHALHISTCVILHSICKNVIVYRLIVLQNGGEKVACQCRAAYSGYLEKAIQHYKGIKALIEDDEQQTLRFIEAERQAATLYIETQTKDWVEELDDLKRTIQQINTILNQSDSFRFLKGANCNEYRINSLLKKQTLVIHDTVVDDGKLSSLIKSISKLFNTLSKNDTSVRKALLAYATTVTFDPVTANENLILSEDRTIVRYTDEIVKAPYSPKRFDDTLYVLGSQGFTFGNHYWEVVVKSKSDWEIGVAYSSIPRKEIHVLRKVA; translated from the exons ATGGCTGGTTACATTAGACCTGTAGACAGTTACAAGGATGAAGTTACCTGTTCTGTCTGCCTGCAGATATTTACATACCCGGTAACTCTTAACTGTAACCACAGCTTCTGCCTAAGATGCATTCAAGATCACCTGAAGCACAAGTCACCAGATGACAATTATATATGTCCAGAATGTCATGTTGAATTTGTTGAAAAGCCAAGGTTGCTTAAAAATGCCAAGCTTGCTGAAAAAGTCGAACAACTGTCAAAATGCCAGGAAAGAAAAACTGTCTGTGATTACTGCTTTGAGGAAGCTGTGCCTGCTGCAATGAGCTGTATCCAGTGTGAGACCTTCTTTTGCGTAACCCATCTTCGCCCACACAGTGAGAAAGCATTGCTAAAGGATCATGTTTTGGTTGACCCCACAGAAGCAATGTCGTTGCGGAAGTGTGAAGAGCACAAGGAAACTCTCAAGCTCTATTGCAAACAGGATCATGCAAGCATTTGCAGTCTTTGCAGTATTATAGGGAAGCACAAGAAGCACTTGATCTTGACCATAGAAGAAGCAAAAAGTGAAATTCAG CTGTCTTTCATGGAAAAACTGAAAGAGCTTAACATGAAGAGGACAAAAACAGAAGAGGCTGTCAAACAGCTGCGGGAATTGAATTCCCATGCGTTA CACATTTCTACATGTGTTATTCTGCATAGCATATGCAAAAATGTTATTGTTTACCGCTTAATTGTCTTACAAAATGGAGGTGAAAAAGTTGCTTGTCAGTGCAGG GCAGCATACTCTGGATATCTGGAAAAAGCTATACAGCATTATAAGGGGATTAAAGCACTTATTGAAGATGATGAGCAGCAGACCTTGCGGTTCATTGAAGCAGAACGACAGGCTGCCACTttatacatagaaacacagaccaAAGACTGGGTGGAAGAACTTGATGACCTAAAAAGAACTATTCAGCAGATAAATACCATTTTAAACCAGAGTGATTCATTTAGGTTTCTAAAG GGAGCAAACTGTAATGAATATCG cATCAATTCTTTACTAAAGAAACAGACACTGGTTATCCATGATACTGTGGTTGATGATGGCAAACTTTCTTCTTTGATTAAGTCAATCAGCAAGCTGTTCAACACTTTGTCCAAGAATGACACCTCGGTCAGAAAAGCCCTACTGGCAT atgCAACTACTGTTACTTTTGACCCTGTAACTGCAAATGAAAACCTTATCCTGTCAGAAGACCGAACAATTGTACGCTACACAGATGAGATCGTAAAGGCTCCATACAGCCCCAAACGATTTGATGACACTTTGTATGTGCTTGGCTCTCAAGGGTTTACATTTGGCAATCATTActgggaggtggtggtgaagagCAAGTCTGATTGGGAGATTGGAGTTGCTTATTCATCCATACCCAGGAAAG